A stretch of the Arvicola amphibius chromosome 8, mArvAmp1.2, whole genome shotgun sequence genome encodes the following:
- the LOC119821672 gene encoding free fatty acid receptor 1-like yields MALPPQLSFALYVSAFALGFPLNLLAIRGAVAHARLRLTPSLVYTLHLSCSDLLLAITLPLKAVEALASGAWPLPLPLCPVFVVAHFAPLYAGGGFLAALSAGRYLGAAFPFGYQAIRRPRYSWGVCVAIWALVLCHLGLVFGLEAPGGWLNNTTGSLGINIAMNGSSVCLEAWDPNSARPARLSFSILLFFLPLVITAFCYVGCLRALAHSGLSHKRKLRAAWVAGGALLTLLLCLGPYNASNVASFINPDLGGSWRKLGLITGAWSVVLNPLVTGYLGTGPGRGTVCMPRTHRGTIQK; encoded by the coding sequence ATGGCCCTGCCCCCACAGCTCTCTTTTGCCCTCTATGTGTCTGCTTTTGCTCTGGGCTTCCCACTGAATTTGTTGGCCATCCGAGGCGCGGTGGCCCATGCAAGACTGCGGCTCAcccccagcctggtctatacactCCACCTTAGCTGCTCTGACCTCCTCCTGGCCATCACTCTACCCCTGAAGGCTGTGGAGGCCCTGGCTTCTGGGGCCTGGCCACTGCCACTTCCTCTCTGCCCTGTCTTTGTCGTGGCCCACTTTGCTCCACTCTATGCGGGGGGAGGCTTCCTGGCAGCTCTCAGTGCTGGCCGCTACCTGGGAGCTGCCTTCCCCTTCGGGTACCAAGCTATTCGGAGGCCCCGCTATTCCTGGGGGGTGTGTGTGGCTATATGGGCCCTTGTCCTCTGCCACCTGGGCCTGGTCTTTGGCTTGGAGGCTCCTGGAGGCTGGCTGAACAACACCACCGGTTCTCTGGGAATCAACATAGCCATGAATGGTTCCTCGGTCTGCCTGGAGGCCTGGGATCCCAACTCGGCCCGCCCTGCccgcctcagtttctccatcctGCTCTTCTTTCTGCCCTTGGTCATCACTGCCTTCTGTTACGTGGGCTGCCTCCGGGCCCTGGCCCACTCAGGCCTGAGCCACAAACGGAAGCTCAGGGCAGCTTGGGTGGCTGGGGGAGCTCTTCTCACGCTGTTGCTCTGCTTGGGGCCCTACAATGCCTCCAATGTAGCTAGTTTCATAAACCCAGACTTAGGAGGCTCCTGGAGGAAGTTGGGGCTCATCACAGGGGCCTGGAGTGTGGTGCTCAACCCACTGGTCACCGGCTACTTGGGAACAGGTCCTGGCCGGGGGACAGTATGTATGCCAAGGACTCACAGAGGAACAATTCAGAAGTAG
- the LOC119821883 gene encoding free fatty acid receptor 3-like: MAASLSPGNHWLFFSVYLFVFLVGLPLNLMALVVFVGKLHHHPVAVDLLLLNLTLSDLLQLLFLPFRMVEAAYGMRWLLPFLFCPLSGFLFFTTIYLTALFLTAVSIERFLSVAYPLWYKTRPRLTQAAVVSGFCWFLASAHCSVIYVTEYWGNATHSQETNETCYLEFQEDQLAVLLPVRLEIAVVLFMVPLCITSYCYSRMMWILSRGASQRRRKRVMGLLAATLLIFFVCFGPFNMSHVVGYVQGESPSWRNYVILLSTLNSCIDPLVFYFSSSMFQAEFQQLLGRLTRGCVHWTQEVSLELTVKNEEEPSKECPN; this comes from the coding sequence ATGGCGGCGAGTCTCTCTCCCGGCAATCATTGGCTTTTCTTTTCCGTGTACCTGTTTGTTTTCCTCGTGGGACTGCCCCTCAACTTGATGGCCCTGGTGGTCTTCGTGGGCAAGCTGCATCACCACCCAGTGGCCGTGGACTTACTTTTGCTAAACCTGACCCTATCGGACCTGCTCCAGCTACTGTTCCTGCCATTTCGCATGGTGGAGGCAGCCTATGGCATGAGATGgctcctgcccttcctcttctgccctctctcagGGTTCCTTTTCTTCACTACCATCTACCTTACCGCCCTCTTCCTGACGGCTGTGAGCATTGAACGTTTTCTTAGTGTGGCCTACCCACTGTGGTACAAGACACGGCCACGGCTGACCCAGGCTGCTGTGGTCAGCGGTTTCTGTTGGTTCCTGGCATCAGCTCATTGTAGTGTGATTTATGTCACTGAATACTGGGGAAATGCCACCCACAGCCAGGAGACCAATGAAACCTGCTACCTGGAATTCCAGGAGGACCAGCTGGCCGTGCTGCTGCCTGTGCGACTGGAGATCGCTGTGGTCCTTTTCATGGTGCCCCTGTGTATCACAAGTTACTGCTACAGCCGCATGATGTGGATTCTTAGCCGAGGAGCCAGCCAGCGCAGGCGCAAGAGGGTGATGGGGCTTCTAGCAGCCACACTGCTGATCTTCTTCGTCTGCTTTGGCCCCTTCAATATGTCCCATGTGGTGGGCTATGTCCAGGGTGAGAGTCCATCCTGGCGGAACTATGTGATCCTCCTCAGCACCCTCAACTCTTGCATAGACCCTCTTGTCTTCTACTTCTCATCCTCCATGTTCCAAGCCGAATTTCAGCAGCTCCTGGGAAGGCTGACCAGAGGTTGTGTGCATTGGACTCAGGAAGTCAGCTTGGAATTGACAGTAAAGAACGAAGAAGAACCATCCAAAGAGTGTCCAAactag